ACTTCATCAACTTTTGAATATTCACAGTTACCGCCTGTTGCTGCCGCTAAATCGACGATCACAGAACCTGGTTTCATTGAATCAACCATTTCTTTGGTGATTAAGCGAGGAGCAGGGCGACCTGGAATTAACGCTGTTGTGATAATAATATCAACTTCTTTTGCTTGTTCAGCATAAAGCTCCAAAGATTTTCTGTTAAATTCTTCAGACATTTCTTTTGCATAACCATCGGTACTTACTTCGGTTTCTACATCCACTTCAAGGAATGATGCGCCCATACTTTCAACTTGCTCTTTCGTTTCAGGACGAGCATCAAAAGCACGAACAATTGCCCCTAAGCTACTTGCTGCACCAATGGCTGCAAGACCTGCAACACCAGCACCGATAACCAATACTTTCGCAGGTGGTACTTTACCCGCAGCCGTAATTTGACCAGTGAACAAGCTACCAAATTCGTGAGCTGCTTCAACCACCGCACGATAACCTGCAATGTTTGCCATTGAGCTTAACGCATCTAATGCTTGGGCACGAGAAATACGAGGCACGCTATCCATTGCTAATACATTGATTTTCTTCGCAGATAATTTTTGCATTAACGCTTCATTTTGAGCTGGCCAAATAAAGCTAACAAGGGTTGCTCCTTCTTTCATCAGCTCAATTTCCTCGTCAGTAGGTGCATTTACTTTAAAAATAATATCTGCATTCCATACTGTTTTTTGATCGCCGACAGACGCACCTGCTTCCACAAATGCTTTATCTTCAAAACTCGCTTTAAAACCTGCATCGTGTTCTACGATAACATCAAAGCCGAGTTTAAGGATCTGCCCAACTGTTTTAGGGGTTGCTGCAACACGATTTTCACCGGCCAACAGCTCCTTTGGTACACCAATAAGCATAAAGACTCCTTATGATATAAATAATAAAAAAATGATGAGTGATCAACCATTCTAAATGTTTTAGAAAAACGGTATAAATTTACCATTTTTTGAAGTGAAAGTGTAAGATTTTATAAAAGAAAATGATAATTAAATTGATAGGTTCTAAAAATAGAACAAATGTGTCAAATGATGTAATAAAACTTTGCAAAATTGTTAAAAAACATGACCGCTTATATTTGTATTTTCTCAATTAACTGTGTTACGCTCAGTTGAAAAATTAACAATTAAAGGACAAAAAATGATTAATTATGGTAAAAGATAATGTAAGGTACTATTTGAGTTGATATATTCTATAATGGATTGATTAGATTCGCTATTTTTTACAGTAGATTGTAGGATTTCCTTATTTATCTAATACTTTAAATATCGAAGTATGGAATGGTATTATTCTGTAAAAAACTTGCAAATTTTGATCGTTATCTGACCTCTTAATTTTTATTTAATAAATTTATTCTACATTTGGATATCGTCATTGCATTATTCTTTCTAAAACCAAAATTGAAGTTAAGCAGATAGCAAAAATAGCTATATGATATAAAGGTACTAAACTGAGTTTTTTGTTATTGATAAAAGTACCTATCCAACCAATAATACAAGAAATGGGATATAAAAGTACAAAGTAGCATAGTAAATAAGCACATTGAGAATAAATATCTTGCTTAGTTGGTGAGGCTAATATCATTACTGCTCCAAATAAAATATAAGGATAAGGAAATAAAATAAGCACGCTAGTTATACTATTGATAAGCACATAATCATTCTTTTTCATTTTTATTCCCCTTATATGATCACTTTTATGCAATAATGAATAGTATAATTTATAGCAGTAATTTTGACTATCTTTTAAGAATAAAGGACAAAAAATGATTAAAAGTGTGATTCATATTGGTATTACAGTGAGCGATCTTGAAAAATCAGTGGCATTTTACCGTGACGTTTTAGGCTTAAAATATCTTGGTTCAATGACAATGCAAGGCAAAGAAACAGACTTGCTGTTTAATCAGCAAAATTGTGTGGTAAAAGTGGCATATTTGAATGGCAGTGATGAATTAAATGCACCGCCGATTGAGTTACTTCAATTTGTTTCTCCGAGCTGTAAAATCGACAGAGCAACTCTCACCAAAACCAGTATTTCCGAAGTTTGCTTTGCGGTTGAGGATATTGAACAAAGCTATCAGCGATTAAAAGCCCAGAATGTTGAATTTTTATCTGAACCGCAATTTTTTGATTTTTCAGCGGATGGGTTTGGAAAAAGTAAAGCAGTATATTTTAAAGATCCTGATGGGATCATTTTAGAATTATTACAAGAAGTCGAGTAGTGTAATAAAGCGGTCATATTTTATGAAAAATTTGCAAATGTTAGTAAAAATATGACCGCTTCATCATTCTATTTATGGCTGATTTTTTGAAAAAAGTTTTTGTCTAGATTGATGGTTCATCAGCATTATTTGCACATATTTTGCTGTAAATGCAACAAAAGTACCGATAGAAATAAAGGCGTAAATAATGGTGAAAATCTTACTAACATCTGTGGTTGGAGTAAGATCGCCATATCCAATAGTTGCCATTGTCATCACTGAAAAATATAACGCATCAATAATTGACCAGCCTTCTATTGTCGTATAAAAAATATTCGCACCAATAAGCAATAGAATAATAAAAACGAAGAGAAATTGAAATTCTTTATCCGTTTTAAATCCCTGGAAAAGTATTTTGAATAATAAAATCATGACTATCTTACTCTTTATGTATAACAAATACTGTTATTAGCATTGAGAAAATAGGCACTAAAATATAGCGCCTATACAGAAACTATTTAATGTAATTTAACCGCTTTGCCCTGAAAATAAACTGCTGTCGGTTTCACATCTTTAATCTTATATACGTCCATTTTCATTAAATTAGACGGCAACACCATAAAATCAGCAGATTTTCCCACTTCAAGTGACCCCGTTTTATCCGCAATATTCATCGCTTTGGCGTTGTTGATGGTGTAACCCTTAATCATATCAGCAACGCTGATTCTATCATCGGCTTGACCAAAAACAGGGGTATCTTTACCAAGTTCAGGTTCTTGACGAGTTGCACCCATTTGAATACCCATAAATGGATTAGCTCGGTATTCTTGCGGTTTAGAAACGACATCACTAGAAAAACCAACGCTTGCTCCTGCTTTTAATACCGAACCTGCAGGCTGGTTGTGTGAATAACGCTCTGGACCTAAAGCAACATCAGAACCTTTAAAGGTTGTGCCACCGAACCAATGTGGTGTGAAGTTTGCGTGTACACCTAATTCCTTAAAACGTTTCATATCATCAGGATTTACAACTTCCATATGTGATAAAGTCATCTCAACAGGTAGTTTTTTACCGTATTCTTTTTGGGCTTTTTCATAAGCGTTTAATGCGGTTCTTACTGCACGATCACCTACAGAATGCAAATGCAAATTCATTTTATGTGGAGCCATTTCTAATAATAAGTTTTTTAACTCGTCTTCGCTATAAAGCATACCCCCTTTATTGCCTTTTTCGTTGGCAAAATCTTCTAATAAAGCCCCCGTATTGATTTCATTTACACCGTCAAAATGAATTTTAATGGTGTTAAACGTCAATAAATCACTACTATATTGCTTTCTGTAATCAAGAACAGTTTTAACCGCATCTTTTAATTGATCAGGCATATATAAATGGTGACTTGCATCATAACGAACTGGTAATTTTCCTGTTTTATCAAGTAACTGAATAGCTTTGATAATCGTTAATTCATTATTAAAATTACCCGCGTCCATTATTGATGATACCCCTTTTTTAGCTAAGAAATTAAGGTAATTTTCAATCGCTGGAGCGAGTAGCGCGGGATCAATTTGTGGCATAACCGTCGTTAAATAAGGCATTAATACAAATTCTTTTACCCAGCCTGTTTTACGTCCGTTTTTATCTTTCACAAAAAAGGATAAATTTTCTTTTAAATCAGGGGTATTTTCATCAATACCAAAAGCATTAAATGCAGCGGTATTTAACCAGTAACTATGCCCACTGCTATCAAGTAAAATTACGACAGTATTTGGAAAAATATCATCAATTTCTTTTCTATCAGGACCTTCTACGCCCCATAGTGGATTTGACCAAGTTCCCACCATTAAGAAAGGTAAGTTTGGGTTTTCTTTGGCAATTTGGCGTAAATAAGCGTAGGTGTCTTCTTTTGAGGTATCAGGGAGTTGATATTTTGCTAATTCGCCATTACTTGATGTCACCGCAACCATCCCCGGGTGAGCGTGGCTATCAATAAATGAAGGAATAACAAATTTTCCTTGTAAATCATCGATTTTGGTATTTTTACCAATAAATTTGACCGCTTCGTCATTGCTTCCAACAAAAACAATTTTACCATTATCAATCGCCATTGCCTCAGCCTGTGGTTGTTTAGCGTTTTCAGTGACAATATCGCCGTTTTTGAAGACCATATCGGCGGGATCGACAGCGAATGCCATTTGTGTTGCAACACTTGCAACTAATAGGGTTAATAGGGATTTTTTCATTGTTTTTACCTCATAGTTTTAAAATGATATGGTGATATTATCGTTTATGACCTTCTCTTTCGGTGGTTTATTGTTTGTTTTACCTTGTAAAAATGAAGTCAATGCATTTAAGTCTTTTGCGGTTAATTCAGGTGTTCTCCATTGGGTTGTATGTCCACCATAAAATAGCGTATTTTCATTCGTCATCGCTTGTAACTTGCTCAGTGATTGTTGATAGGCACTCAGACTAGATGTTGGCATTTGTTCAGACGCAAGTAATGTTCCTTTATAGAAAAAATCACCTGTAAAAACGATGTTGTTTTCTTTATCGAATAAACTAATAGAGTTGCTAGTATGTCCTGTTGTATTTACTACGGTAAGGGAGCGATCGCCTAACTCTAATACTTCATTATCAGTCAATAAAGCACTATAAGTGATTTTTGGGGTATCTCTTCCTTCTACCCAGCCTAAGAAATCATCATCAGTAGGGGTTAAGGTGTTATTCACAACCTCCTCATTCTCTACTTGAATTTTGGCAAGTCTTATATCTAAGTTTTTATATTTATCAAAATTTCCGATATGATCAAAATGTAAATGGCTCGGAATAATGATCAATGGTAAGTCAGTAATCGATTTTACTACACGCAAAATATCTTCATTACCCACACCTGTATCAAAAAGAACAGCTTTGTTTTTACCTAAAATAAGATAGTTAATATTTTGCTGCCAATATCTTGGCTCACCAATCGCAAGGGTATTTTTGTTAATATATTGCACACTATAATAATCATCAAACCAACTTACTCCTTTTGGTAAGGTCAGTTTATCTTTGTCGTGCAGCCCAAAACTGCCACTTGTCACATAAGCAACGATCTCTTTTTGATATATTTTGGCAACACTAAAAGTAATCAGTATTAGACTAATCAAAACCAGTATGATTTTTTTACATTTTGTGAATTTCACCATAAGCTCTCAATTGAATTAAATAGATTGATTTTGTTGATAGGCAAGAAATTCTTTTTCAAAAAAATAAGCAAATTTTGATATAGTCTTTTCAAGCTGTTGGCATTCTTCTTCGCCAATGTGTTGTAAAACTTGCTCTTCCATTGCTAAAATAGGTTGCAGTGTATTATCCGCAAAAATTTTGCCTTTCTTAGTAAAAGAAACCAATTTCTCTTTGTTATTTCGACCTTGTGAAAACTCAACATATTGATCATCAAAGAGTTTTTTAATAATGGTATTTACGCTTTGTTTCGGTAATCCCCATTCTTCAACAATTTGTTTTTGTGTACAAACTTGATAATGTCGTAATGCACCCAGTACCATCGTTGTGTTATAAGTCAACCCCTGTGATTTTGCACATTCGTAATAGAGTTTGGTAATTTTGCCAAGATGAATGCCAATTTTATCCATTTGTTTGCGGTAGTTCATTGTATTCCTATTTAATTAAGAGTCCTATTTTGTACCATTATAGTACGAAATGAGACTATGTCAAACGGAGATAATGTGTGAGAATACCATCAAATTAAAAAAGATATTTTTAGGGAAGTATTTTTGAATAAAATATAATCGATCGCATTTCATTCAAAATTTGCAAAAAGA
This DNA window, taken from Phocoenobacter uteri, encodes the following:
- the pntA gene encoding Re/Si-specific NAD(P)(+) transhydrogenase subunit alpha — encoded protein: MLIGVPKELLAGENRVAATPKTVGQILKLGFDVIVEHDAGFKASFEDKAFVEAGASVGDQKTVWNADIIFKVNAPTDEEIELMKEGATLVSFIWPAQNEALMQKLSAKKINVLAMDSVPRISRAQALDALSSMANIAGYRAVVEAAHEFGSLFTGQITAAGKVPPAKVLVIGAGVAGLAAIGAASSLGAIVRAFDARPETKEQVESMGASFLEVDVETEVSTDGYAKEMSEEFNRKSLELYAEQAKEVDIIITTALIPGRPAPRLITKEMVDSMKPGSVIVDLAAATGGNCEYSKVDEVVITDNQVKVIGYTDLPGRLPTQSSQLYGTNLVNLLKLLCKEKDGNINIDFEDVVQRGMTVIREGEITWPAPPIKVSAQQQPKVKEPVAKKEEKPADPRKKYGAMAIAALAFLGLASVAPQEFLSHFSVFVLACVVGYYVVWNVSHALHTPLMAVTNAISGIIIVGALLQIAQGGVFISIVAFIAILVASINIFGGFKVTQRMLAMFRKG
- a CDS encoding VOC family protein — protein: MIKSVIHIGITVSDLEKSVAFYRDVLGLKYLGSMTMQGKETDLLFNQQNCVVKVAYLNGSDELNAPPIELLQFVSPSCKIDRATLTKTSISEVCFAVEDIEQSYQRLKAQNVEFLSEPQFFDFSADGFGKSKAVYFKDPDGIILELLQEVE
- a CDS encoding potassium channel family protein, which codes for MILLFKILFQGFKTDKEFQFLFVFIILLLIGANIFYTTIEGWSIIDALYFSVMTMATIGYGDLTPTTDVSKIFTIIYAFISIGTFVAFTAKYVQIMLMNHQSRQKLFSKNQP
- a CDS encoding amidohydrolase; its protein translation is MKKSLLTLLVASVATQMAFAVDPADMVFKNGDIVTENAKQPQAEAMAIDNGKIVFVGSNDEAVKFIGKNTKIDDLQGKFVIPSFIDSHAHPGMVAVTSSNGELAKYQLPDTSKEDTYAYLRQIAKENPNLPFLMVGTWSNPLWGVEGPDRKEIDDIFPNTVVILLDSSGHSYWLNTAAFNAFGIDENTPDLKENLSFFVKDKNGRKTGWVKEFVLMPYLTTVMPQIDPALLAPAIENYLNFLAKKGVSSIMDAGNFNNELTIIKAIQLLDKTGKLPVRYDASHHLYMPDQLKDAVKTVLDYRKQYSSDLLTFNTIKIHFDGVNEINTGALLEDFANEKGNKGGMLYSEDELKNLLLEMAPHKMNLHLHSVGDRAVRTALNAYEKAQKEYGKKLPVEMTLSHMEVVNPDDMKRFKELGVHANFTPHWFGGTTFKGSDVALGPERYSHNQPAGSVLKAGASVGFSSDVVSKPQEYRANPFMGIQMGATRQEPELGKDTPVFGQADDRISVADMIKGYTINNAKAMNIADKTGSLEVGKSADFMVLPSNLMKMDVYKIKDVKPTAVYFQGKAVKLH
- a CDS encoding MBL fold metallo-hydrolase, with the translated sequence MVKFTKCKKIILVLISLILITFSVAKIYQKEIVAYVTSGSFGLHDKDKLTLPKGVSWFDDYYSVQYINKNTLAIGEPRYWQQNINYLILGKNKAVLFDTGVGNEDILRVVKSITDLPLIIIPSHLHFDHIGNFDKYKNLDIRLAKIQVENEEVVNNTLTPTDDDFLGWVEGRDTPKITYSALLTDNEVLELGDRSLTVVNTTGHTSNSISLFDKENNIVFTGDFFYKGTLLASEQMPTSSLSAYQQSLSKLQAMTNENTLFYGGHTTQWRTPELTAKDLNALTSFLQGKTNNKPPKEKVINDNITISF
- a CDS encoding MarR family winged helix-turn-helix transcriptional regulator, with amino-acid sequence MNYRKQMDKIGIHLGKITKLYYECAKSQGLTYNTTMVLGALRHYQVCTQKQIVEEWGLPKQSVNTIIKKLFDDQYVEFSQGRNNKEKLVSFTKKGKIFADNTLQPILAMEEQVLQHIGEEECQQLEKTISKFAYFFEKEFLAYQQNQSI